In Devosia litorisediminis, the genomic stretch GTTCTATCTTCCGAGCCTGCTCGGTGCATCGGTCGCCATCGCCATCCTGTGGCGCCAGATTTTCGCCGGTGACGGCCTGGTCAACAAGCTGCTGCTGATGATCGGCATTGAAGGCCCGAGCTGGATTTCCAATCCGAAATACTCGCTCTGGACCCTAATCGTGCTCTCGATCTGGCAGTTCGGCTCGCCCATGATCATCTTTTTGGCCGGCCTGCGTCAGATCCCCACCGACATGTATGAGGCGGCCAGTCTGGACGGCGCCAGCAAATGGCGGCAGTTCGTCAAGATCACCCTGCCCTTGCTGACCCCGGTGGTGTTCTTCAACGCCATCATCCAGACCATTGAAGCCTTCAAGAGCTTCACGCCCGCCTTCATCATCTCGGGCGGTACCGGCAATCCGATCAATTCGACGCTGTTCTACACGCTCTATCTCTATCAGGAGGCGTTTGGCTTCTTCCGGATGGGCTATGCCTCGGCACTGGCCTGGGTCCTGCTCGCTCTGGTCGGTCTGTTTACCGCCTTCTCCTTCCTGACCTCAAAATATTGGGTGCACTACGATGAGTGATGTCCCGGCCCAACTCACTGTAGTGACCGGCAACGAGTCGCCGACCCGCTCCAGGATGACCTCGGTACTGATCCATGTGGCGCTGCTCGCCGCGTCGATACTGATGCTTTATCCGCTGTTCTGGCTGCTGGCGGCCTCTTTCCGCCCGGAAAACGAGATCTTCACCTCGGCCAGCATCATCCCGAGTAGCTGGAGCATCGACTCCTATATTCGTGGCTGGAATGGTCTGCGCACCAGCTTTGGCACCTTCTACATCAACAGCTTCATCATTTCGGGGCTGTCGGTTGTGGGCAATGTGCTGGCCTGCTCGATGGCCGCCTATGCCTTTGCGCGCCTCAATTTCAAGTTCAAGAGCTTCTGGTTCGCCATGATGCTGATGACCTTGATGCTGCCCTATCAGGTGACCCTGATCCCGCAATATGTGCTGTTCCGCAGCCTGGGCTGGGTCAACACCTTCCTACCGCTTGTGGTGCCAAAATTCCTGGCGGCTGATGGTTTCTTCATCTTCCTGATGGTGCAGTTCTTCCGGGGTCTGCCCCGCGAACTCGATGAGGCCGCACAGATGGATGGCTGCTCGCCATGGCGTATCTACTGGAAGATCATTCTTCCGCTCTCCACGCCCGTGCTGGCCACCGCTGCCATCTTCACCTTCATCTGGACATGGGACGACTTCTTTGGCCCGCTGATCTATCTGAGCGAAATGAAGTCCTACACGGTGATGCTGGGTCTGCGGACCTTCACCGACAGTACCGGTGAGAGCGACTTTGGCGGACTGTTCGCCATGAGCGTGCTCAGCCTGGTGCCGATCTTCCTGTTCTTCCTCTTCTTCCAGCGCATGCTCATCGAGGGCATCGCCACTACCGGTATGAAACGCTAGACCTATGACTGATATCAAATTCGCCGCTATCGGCATCAACCACAGCCATATCTACGGCCAGGTGCAGTGCCTCAAGCGCGCCGGCGCCCAGCTTGTCGCCTTCCACGCAGTGGAAGACGATCTGGCCGCAGCGTTTGCCGAAAAGTTTCCCGAGGCCAAGCGCGTTGCTGACCCCCAGGAAATCTACGAAGACGAATCCATCGCCGTGATCACCACGGCGGCTATCCCTGCCGACCGCGCCGCGATCTCGATCAAGTCCATGCAGCATGGCAAGGACGTGCTCTCGGACAAGCCGGGCATGACCAGCTTTGCCCAGTTCGACGAGATCAAGAAGGTGCAGGCCGAGACCGGTCGCATCTATGCCGTGCTCTATTCGGAGCACTTCGAAGTCAGGGCGACCGTTGAAGCGGGCAATCTGATTGCCCAGGGCGCCATCGGCAAGGTGATCAACACCGTTGGCCTTGGCCCCCACGCACTCAATAACAATCCGCGCCCTGACTGGTTCTTCGATCGTCAGAGCTATGGCGGCATTCTGTGCGACATCGCCGCCCACCAGTTCGAGCAGTTCCTGTTCTTCTCGGATGCCATGGATGCCGAAATCGTCTCGGCCAGCGTCGCCAACCGCGCCAATCCGCACCGTCCCGGCCTGCAGGATGTGGGCGACGTGGCGCTCAAGACACCTGATACCACCGGCTATATCCGCGTTGACTGGTTCACCCCCAAGGGTCTGCCGACCTGGGGCGATGGCCGCCTGACCATTCTGGGCACCGAAGGCTATATCGAACTGCGCAAATATATCGATATTGCCGGCAAGCCAGGCGAGAACCACCTGTTCATCGTCAATGCCGAAGGCCCACGCCATATCGACTGCTCCGATGTCGATCTGCCATTCGGTCGCCAGTTCCTTGACGATGTGCGCAACCGCACCGAGACTGCCATGCCGCAGGAGCGCTGCTTCAACGCCATGAAGCTGGCCCTGACGGCTCAGCAACTGGCTGAGCGCGGCACGGAGTGGGCACAGTGAGCAAGATTTTCAACGTAGCCATTATCGGCGTCGGCATTGGCCGCAGCCACATCGTCGAGGGCTATCTGCCCAATGGCGACAAGTTCAAGGTGGTCGCGCTGTGCGATCTCAACCAGGAGCGCATGGGCACCGTTGCCGATGAATTCGGCATTGAGCGCCGCGTCACCGACTTTGACGACGTCCTGGCCATGGACGATATCGA encodes the following:
- a CDS encoding carbohydrate ABC transporter permease, with the protein product MAVNDTLSANSSAVGKPASSQSVWSRIWQNDAPGYLFLLPWLIGFLGLTIGPMATSLYLSFTNFDLLTSPDWVGADNYIRMFTNDAKFWTSMRVTMFFVIFSVPLKLCFALAVAMLLNRGIRGLPLYRALFYLPSLLGASVAIAILWRQIFAGDGLVNKLLLMIGIEGPSWISNPKYSLWTLIVLSIWQFGSPMIIFLAGLRQIPTDMYEAASLDGASKWRQFVKITLPLLTPVVFFNAIIQTIEAFKSFTPAFIISGGTGNPINSTLFYTLYLYQEAFGFFRMGYASALAWVLLALVGLFTAFSFLTSKYWVHYDE
- a CDS encoding carbohydrate ABC transporter permease yields the protein MSDVPAQLTVVTGNESPTRSRMTSVLIHVALLAASILMLYPLFWLLAASFRPENEIFTSASIIPSSWSIDSYIRGWNGLRTSFGTFYINSFIISGLSVVGNVLACSMAAYAFARLNFKFKSFWFAMMLMTLMLPYQVTLIPQYVLFRSLGWVNTFLPLVVPKFLAADGFFIFLMVQFFRGLPRELDEAAQMDGCSPWRIYWKIILPLSTPVLATAAIFTFIWTWDDFFGPLIYLSEMKSYTVMLGLRTFTDSTGESDFGGLFAMSVLSLVPIFLFFLFFQRMLIEGIATTGMKR
- a CDS encoding Gfo/Idh/MocA family protein; its protein translation is MTDIKFAAIGINHSHIYGQVQCLKRAGAQLVAFHAVEDDLAAAFAEKFPEAKRVADPQEIYEDESIAVITTAAIPADRAAISIKSMQHGKDVLSDKPGMTSFAQFDEIKKVQAETGRIYAVLYSEHFEVRATVEAGNLIAQGAIGKVINTVGLGPHALNNNPRPDWFFDRQSYGGILCDIAAHQFEQFLFFSDAMDAEIVSASVANRANPHRPGLQDVGDVALKTPDTTGYIRVDWFTPKGLPTWGDGRLTILGTEGYIELRKYIDIAGKPGENHLFIVNAEGPRHIDCSDVDLPFGRQFLDDVRNRTETAMPQERCFNAMKLALTAQQLAERGTEWAQ